In Lusitaniella coriacea LEGE 07157, the genomic stretch TACCATCGAATTCTTACCAATAACGGTGTTGTAGCAGACAGTTATTGAGTGCAATGCCAACGATGCAAAAGGTGCGCGATCGTCAAAAGGTAGAATGACGCGCGGCATCCCTGAATTCAATGACTGCTACAGGTATATTTCTATTTTCTCGCTTTTTTCAAGGAATTGGGGAAACTGCTTCTGGTTCTTTCGCTTGTATAGAAGAGTGGGATTAGGTTTCAACAACTTTTGTCGATAATCCCACCCAATTGCCAGAGGGAAGTTGACCGACAATATAAACATCAATTTCGGTTTGACCCACTTGATAGACTTTAATCTTGCTCAGAGACTGTTTGAGGGTTTCAACCAGGGAACGATAACGTTGCGCGGTTTGCCGTTCTTCTTCGTCGTACCAATCCTGTTCGGCGATCGCGTTTTTAAAAAATTTATCGAGATCGACCATCTTAACAGTCGTATCCAGCGCGCGATCGATTTTTTGCAATAAGTTTTTTGGGGTCATCTCTTCCCCGTCAGACCAGGCAAAAACCTCAAAAGGCGCATCGGTTTCGCTCATCCAGAGGAGATTGGAGGAAAGTTGATGGAGTCGGTCAAAAATGGAAAAACGGTCTTTCATGACGCGGGGAGATGGGGGGATGGGGTGACGGGGTGCGGTCAGACCTCGCGTCGGCGTGAGTTCCATATCTCAATGAAAATGCCATAGAGAGTCGAACGACAGTCACATAACAAAGCTTAACGCAACAGCATCGATTTTCCTGTTTTTAAAAAGCCTGAGATTTATGGGAATCAATCTGAAATTTCCCTGAGAGAATCAGAGAATCGTAATTTTTGTTAAAACGTCATTTTTATAGCTTAATTTTTATTGAAAGTATGCATGAACGAGGAAAGTCGCAATTTATGATTAAAAATGTAACTTAAATAACAGAAAAAAATGAGAAATAAATTGTCGATTATTTGTACGGGAGTTGCTATATCGCTTCTAGCGGGGACAATGGGCATCAAAACCGCTCAAGCTGCTCCAACCAATCAATGTTTATCTCTCACAGGCGATGCAGACCGCACGGGAACGATTAAAAGCATTGTGGGTTCTCAAGTTTTACTAAAACTTGATGGCGTTGCCAACGAGCGCGATCGTTTTGTTTGGGTGGGAAGTTCCAAAGGGCAAATTGGAACTTTGAACCTGATTGAGGGGACGCGGGTCTGTTTGAGTGAAAATCCAGAGATGGATCGCTATGCAATTGTTGGGTTTTTACCTTTTGTAGACCCTGTTGTTGCACGAGAAAGCACCTCCCGCGTCTCGCAACTCGATTTCGGTTCGACGACACCGCAAACGACCATTCCTCCTCGGCAGGTTACGCCAACACCTCGTCCTACGTCGGTTTCTCCTGCTGCTCCTATTCCAGGGTTGTGGTAATAATCTAAAGTTACTGATTGCGGATATTGCTGGTTGCCCTTAAAAAGGGGGAAATTAATTGAGAGGAAATTTGTCGGTTAAGGCAGGTGAGGCGATAATGGAGGGGTTTTTACAATTTACACCCACTGTCTGACCGATTTCAATGACCTATAGCCTCAGAATTGCCGATCTTCCCCTCAGCGAACGCCCTCGCGAAAGACTCCTCGATATTGGTGCTAAACACCTCGCAACCGCAGAGTTAATCGCAATTTTGATCGCCACGGGTCAAGGGAAGGGGAAGTTGTCGGCGGTGGGTTTGGGTCAATATTTGTTGCAAGAACTCAGTCAATATCAACGAGATCCTCTGGACGTACTGAGAGATATTAGTCCTCAAGAATTGATGCAAATTTCAGGGATTGGCCCGGCGAAAGCAACGACGATTTTAGCGGCGATTGAATTGGGAAAACGAGCGTTTCAATTTCGTCCGAAAGAACGCGCTACGATTGATAGTCCTGAAGCTGCGGCTGCCGCTTTGAGTCACGATTTGATGTGGCAGCATCAAGAGCGTTTTGCGGTGGTGTTGCTGGATGTGAAAAATTGTTTGGTTGGGACGCAGGTGATTACGATTGGTACGGCGACGGAAACCCTTGCACCGCCGGTACAAATTTTTCGAGAGGCAATTCGACAAGGGGCAACAAAGTTAATTGTCGCGCACAATCACCCGTCGGGAAATATCGAGCCGAGTTCAGACGATATCGATTTGACGCAACGACTTCTCCAGGCGGCGCAGTTTCTTCATCTTCCGGTACTAGATCATTTGATTCTGGGGAATGGGAATCATTGCAGTTTGCGGGAGATGACGGATTTATGGAGGCGGTTTCCTCAAGGGGAGTAAGCTATTGTGCATTTAAATTGTGACTTAGGGTGACGCTCTTGATGACGCGGAGACGGGGTGACGGGGGAGCTGAGGAAGCTGGGGGGACACGGAGAAATGGAGAAACGGGGACACGGTGACAGATTGACGGCTTTGATACAGACGCTCGATACCCAATCTGAATGTGTTTGAGCTTGATGAGTCAGCACGCGAGTGCTTAGATATCGGGCCCGATTGCTAATTCTTCGGCGATTTCGCGGGGTACGCCCAGTTCAACTAGCATATTGACATCTTGTAGGGAACCGCCGTCACGGGAAACGATCGTCCACTGACCATTTTCTTGCTTAAGGAGTGCTTGTCCGGCGACTTCACCATAGGCGTAGGTTGCGAGGGCGTAATTACTAACC encodes the following:
- a CDS encoding nuclease A inhibitor family protein, whose amino-acid sequence is MELTPTRGLTAPRHPIPPSPRVMKDRFSIFDRLHQLSSNLLWMSETDAPFEVFAWSDGEEMTPKNLLQKIDRALDTTVKMVDLDKFFKNAIAEQDWYDEEERQTAQRYRSLVETLKQSLSKIKVYQVGQTEIDVYIVGQLPSGNWVGLSTKVVET
- the radC gene encoding RadC family protein, which produces MTYSLRIADLPLSERPRERLLDIGAKHLATAELIAILIATGQGKGKLSAVGLGQYLLQELSQYQRDPLDVLRDISPQELMQISGIGPAKATTILAAIELGKRAFQFRPKERATIDSPEAAAAALSHDLMWQHQERFAVVLLDVKNCLVGTQVITIGTATETLAPPVQIFREAIRQGATKLIVAHNHPSGNIEPSSDDIDLTQRLLQAAQFLHLPVLDHLILGNGNHCSLREMTDLWRRFPQGE